One genomic segment of Scylla paramamosain isolate STU-SP2022 chromosome 11, ASM3559412v1, whole genome shotgun sequence includes these proteins:
- the LOC135105028 gene encoding uncharacterized protein LOC135105028 — protein MVSRGGWWGRWWWCWAWWLAGAGAGWGAVIPPPWVNHTLNPCAAESWQLLLWPRDSSCHRIFTQGPCGETQEFYFNVAAGEGQCRCPRGSLLHPDSRRCHSRFSRGPCLPREYIDRYGEDLRDGEGTCRPFDECPPGQVFWPPDGECYQHHTRGPCLNGYLIYVNPNTGFPDCGCERTVMFSNYWALTGLCFELFQRGPCLDGTIFLYNATRGATQCGCSPSILTNYHQDSGSCYELGQRGPCRPGQLLAFSPDTLATRCTCRPDHALWSPTGSCYLLYSRGPCSKGHFFTPATNGTGKCQLYPCSGTRRYHPSSDTCYRLGKRGPCSLGSLFIYDEDTPLQGTCGCIPELVGFWPKDGRCYEVGSRGPCPRRQVLDHDKTSAKAHCICDLRKGYIAWEEDSCHLLNTRGPCPAGQRLMVKQWRPLTPVCTSEPAMPLTLEQDTPGADSPSQFQMSNSVTAARGDDTFNVGDTNATLAPPTSTSIPAPAPTPASTSGTRSGRSMSAGSEARGLLDSTHFLLPEEDEESSTFYTGHPEGRRALDPWWGTPVPPS, from the exons ATGGTGTCGCGCGGCGGGTGGTggggacggtggtggtggtgctgggcgTGGTGGCTGGCAGGGGCGGGGGCGGGATGGGGCGCGGTCATTCCGCCGCCCTGGGTCAACCACACCCTCAACCCGTGCGCCGCAGAGTCGTGGCAGCTGCTCCTATGGCCGAGAGACTCCTCCTGCCACCGAATATTTACTCAG GGTCCGTGCGGGGAGACTCAAGAATTTTACTTCAACGTGGCGGCAGGGGAGGGCCAGTGCCGGTGTCCTCGAGGCAGCCTCTTGCACCCAGACTCCCGTCGCTGCCACTCCCGTTTCTCCCGAGGACCCTGCCTGCCCAG GGAGTACATAGACAGATACGGGGAGGATCTGCGGGATGGGGAGGGGACGTGCCGCCCATTCGACGAGTGTCCGCCCGGCCAGGTGTTCTGGCCGCCCGATGGCGAGTGTTACCAGCACCACACCCGCGGCCCTTGCCTCAACGGCTACCTCATCTATGTCAACCCTAACACCG GGTTCCCGGACTGTGGGTGTGAGCGGACCGTCATGTTCAGCAACTACTGGGCCTTAACGGGCCTATGCTTCGAGCTGTTCCAGCGCGGGCCGTGCCTGGATGGCACCATCTTCCTGTACAATGCAACGCGCGGAGCCACACAGTGTGGCTGCAGCCCCTCCATCCTCACCAACTACCACCAGGACAGTGGCAGCTGCTACGAGCTGGGGCAGCGGGGACCCTGCCGCCCCGGCCAGCTGCTCGCCTTCAGTCCCGACACCCTGGCCACCCGATGCACCTGCAGACCTGACCACGCCCTGTGGTCCCCTACTGGTTCCTGCTACCTGCTGTACTCTCGCGGGCCATGCTCCAAGGGCCACTTCTTCACTCCTGCCACCAACGGCACGGGCAAGTGCCAGCTGTACCCGTGCTCAGGGACGCGCCGCTACCATCCGTCCTCGGACACCTGCTACAGGCTGGGGAAGCGCGGGCCCTGCTCCCTCGGTAGCCTCTTCATCTATGATGAGGACACGCCGCTGCAAGGCACGTGTGGCTGCATACCAGAGCTGGTGGGTTTCTGGCCCAAAGACGGTCGCTGTTATGAGGTGGGGAGCCGCGGCCCCTGTCCCCGCCGGCAGGTCCTGGACCATGATAAGACCAGCGCCAAGGCCCATTGCATCTGTGACCTGCGGAAGGGGTACATAGCCTGGGAGGAAGACAGCTGCCACTTGCTCAACACTCGCGGCCCCTGCCCTGCCGGGCAGCGCCTCATGGTGAAGCAGTGGCGGCCCCTCACTCCAGTGTGTACCTCAGAACCCGCCATGCCCCTCACCCTGGAGCAGGACACCCCCGGGGCAGACTCTCCCTCACAGTTCCAGATGAGTAACAGTGTGACTGCCGCTCGGGGCGACGACACCTTCAACGTGGGGGACACGAACGCAACTCTGGCACCCCCAACCTCTACCTCCATCCCCGCCCCGGCGCCTACCCCTGCCAGCACCTCCGGGACGCGGTCTGGCCGTTCCATGTCGGCAGGCAGCGAGGCTCGGGGTCTATTGGACTCAACCCATTTCTTGCTGCCTGAGGAGGACGAAGAGTCCAGCACTTTCTACACAGGCCATCCCGAGGGGCGCCGCGCCCTAGATCCCTGGTGGGGCACCCCGGTGCCTCCGTCCTGA